CACGGAATGCTCGGTGTAAGCGACACCCTTGCGATCCAGAAGCTGTTTGGCGCGCACGCAGAAGGGGCAGGTGCGCCAGGTGTAGATCTCGACGCTCGGCATGGGGCCTTCAACGGGGGACCTGAATCCTATTCAGCACCGGTCGGCAACCCCGGATGCAGCATTCCGCACTGATAACGTCGCGACACCCGTCCAACGCACTCCGTTGCTCGACCTCACCGACTTCAAGCGCGACCTTTCCGAGCTCACTGACCGCCTGGGCAATGCCCAGGACTGTCTTTGACGTTCCTGCACTGAACGCACGACAGCAGGACCTCGAACAGCTCGCCGCACAACCGGATTTCTGGGACGACCAGCAGAACGCCCAGAAGCAGATGCGACGCCTCGATGAGGTGAAAGCGCAACTCCAGCAGCTCACGTCCTGGCAGGGCGCGGTCGGCGATGCCCAGGCCACGCTCGAGCTTTACGACCTGGAGCCCGACGACGACATGCTTGCCGAAGCCCAGGGTGGCCTCGATCAACTGCGCAAGGAGCTAGATCGTTGGGAGCTGGAACGTCTGCTCAGCGGTGAATACGACAAAGAGGGAGCGGTGCTCTCGATCAATGCCGGAGCCGGTGGCACGGATGCTCAGGACTGGGCTCAGATGCTGCTACGGATGTACACCCGCTGGGCAGAAGACCAGGGCATGAAGGTGTCCGTCGACGAACTCAGCGAAGGGGAGGAAGCGGGAATCAAGAGCGCCACGATCGAAATCGAGGGTCGCTATGCCTACGGCTACTTGCGCAATGAGAAAGGCACCCATCGCCTGGTGCGCATCTCTCCGTTCAACGCCAACGACAAGCGTCAGACCAGCTTCGCGGGCGTTGAGGTGATGCCCAAGCTGGAAGAAGAAGTCGACATCGACATCCCTGAGAAGGATCTGGAAGTCACCACCAGCCGCTCCGGCGGTGCCGGCGGTCAGAACGTGAACAAGGTGGAAACCGCCGTTCGCATCCTGCACATCCCCACAGGGCTCGCGGTGCGCTGCACCCAGGAACGTTCCCAGCTGCAAAACAAAGAAAAAGCCATGGCCTTGCTCAAGGCCAAGCTGCTAGTGATTGCCCAGGAACAGAGGGCGGCAGAAATCGCCGACATCCGTGGCGACATCGTGGAAGCGGCCTGGGGTAACCAGATCCGCAACTACGTGTTTCACCCTTATCAGATGGTCAAGGATCTCCGCACCCAGGAGGAGACCAACGATGTGCAGGCCGTGATGAACGGCGAGCTGGATTCCTTCATCCAGGCTCTGTTGCGCCAGGGTGTGGACAGCCCAGGACAAGACGACGAGAGCTGACCATGAGCGACAAGCCTGAAGCGATCGCCACCCCGGCCGACGCCCCAACTACCACCACACCCCCGCCCAGCTTCGTGAAGCAGGCCATGCGCAACATGGTGCGCAAAGGCAGCAAGAGCCTGTTTCACTTCGGACTGACCGCAGCCGGTTTCATCGGCTTCATCCTGGTGGTGGCCTGGCTTGGCAGACCCACACTGCCCCAGTGACATCAGCCGTGACATCCGCACCGCTGCCCTCGGCCGATGCCCCCAGCTTTGCGCTGGATCTGGCCTTCACACCGGCCGACATGAGCCTGGTGAAGGCGATCGCTGGCAGCGCCGAGCATCAACGGCTCTGCTGCGGCGAAGCCTGGGATGCAACCCTGCGACTCTGGCTCCGCCACCTTGCCCAGACCGGTGGTGACGCCGTGCCCGAGCCCCTGCTGAACTGCGAAGAAGTCTGCCTGGGCCTGCAGTTCGTCAATGACGAGGAGATCGCCGAGCTGAATCAACGCTGGCGCAACAAAGCCAGTGCCACCGATGTTCTCTCCTTCTCAGCGCTGGAAGCCGAGATGCCCCTTGAGGGCGATCCCAGCGTGGAACTCGGGGACATCATCGTGTCGGTGCCGACTGCGGAACGCCAGGCGCTGGAACAGAACCACAGCCTGGAGCGGGAGCTCTGCTGGCTGGTGAGCCATGGGCTGCTGCATCTGCTGGGATGGGACCATCCCGACGACGCCTCCTTAATGACCATGCTGCAGTGCCAGGAGCAGCTGCTTGCCATGGCCGGTATGGTTCATTCCCATGGTGAGATCGACTGTGAATCAGCAGATGAAATCACTGCTGGACCCTGAAGACGAAGCATCGGTGTCTGAGGAGATCACCCAGCGCGGCACCCGACGTGCCCACCACGCCGCCCATCGCGGAGCCTGGAAGATCGCGGGCGACCTGCCCTCCAGCTTCCGCTATGCCGCCCAAGGCCTGGGCTACGGCTTCGTTAGCCAACGCAACTTCCGCATCCACGTCAGCATCGGCAGCGTGGTGTTCGGCCTGGCGCTCTGGCTGGGGCTTCCCTCGATTCAACTGGCGGTGCTGGTGCTCACAGTGGCCGCCGTGCTGGTGCTCGAACTGCTGAACACCGCCATCGAGTCGGTGGTGGATCTGGCCATCGGCCGGCGGTTCCATCCGCTGGCGAGAATCGCCAAAGACTGTGCCGCCGCCGCGGTTCTGGTGGCCGCGATCAGCTCGCTGGTGATCGCGCTACTGCTGCTGCTCCCTCCCCTGCTCTCTCGTCTCAGCCTCTAAGCGATGCTCCTGGTCATCGACAACTACGACAGCTTCACCTTCAACCTGGTGCAGTACTTCGGCGAGCTGGCGGCGCAGCATCCCCTGGCCGCGGAACTGCGCGTGGAGCGCAACGATGCCTTGACGGTGGCTGAGATTCGCGATCTGAAACCGGACGCGATCCTGCTCTCACCGGGCCCCGGCGATCCCGATCAAGCCGGCATCTGCCTGCAGGTGCTGAAGGAACTCTCTCCAGCGATTCCCACCCTGGGCGTCTGCCTGGGCCATCAGGCCCTCGCCCAGGCCTACGGCGGACGGGTGGTGCGCGCAGCCGAGCTGATGCATGGCAAAACCTCACCGGTGTTGCACCGGGGCGAAGGCGTCTTTGCCGGGCTGCCGCAACCGCTCACAGCCACCCGATATCACAGCCTGATCGCCGAGCGGGAGACTCTCCCGGAGTGCCTCGAGGTCACCGCCTGGCTCGAGGACAACACGGTGATGGGACTGCGCCACCGGCAGTACCCCCATCTCCAGGGCGTGCAATTCCACCCCGAAAGTGTGCTCACCGAGGCCGGGCACAAGCTGCTGGCCAACTTCCTGCGTCAGGCCGAAGCCCGGGTTCAACACTGCTAACTTCCTGGGCCAGCGGCCTCTCCTCCATGACTCTCCTTCCGCAGCGCCAGGGTCCTGGACGCACCGTGAGCGCTCTTGCCGCCGGGTTGACGCTGGGCGTACTGGTCGGAATGCCCGGTCACACCGGAGGAGTGTCCATCACCAGCTACGGCCACAGCGCCCTGTTGATTCGCGGAGGTGGCCAGTCGGTGCTGGTGAATCCCTTCCGGGCTGTGGGTTGTGCCAAAGGCCTGGCCGAGCCGCGCGTCAGCGCCACGGTCACCCTGGCCAGCTCAGAACTTCCCGACGAAGGAGCCCGCCTCGGCGGTGGGACCTACCTATCGAAGCCAGGCTCCTATCGCGTCGGCGGCCTGGATCTGGAAGGTTTCGCCGCTCCCCATGACCGCGTGGGCGGACGCCGCTTCGGGGACGCCACAATCTGGCGCTGGCAACAAGGCGGCCTGAACTTTGCCCACCTGGGCGGAACCGCAGCCCCCCTGAGCGGGGAGGACAAGGTGCTGCTCGGCCGGCCGGATGTGTTGATCCTCGGCGTGGGAGGCGGCGGCAAGGTGTACGACGGCGAGGAGGCCGCGGAGGTGGTGCGTCAGCTCAACCCCAGGCGGGTGATTCCTGTGCAGTACGTCACCGGCGATGCCCCGGCAGGATGCGACCAGGGGGGCGTTCAGCCCTTTCTGGATGCCCTGCGTGGCGCCGAAGTGCGCCGCGTAGGACCGAGCCTGACCCTCCCCGGCACTCTGGGGGACGGAACCGTGGTTGACGTGATGCGCTGAGTGGGCAGCGCTCAGCTCTCGAGCTGCGCGTAGGTCGTCCAGAAACGCTGCATCTGTTCGAGGGTGCCGATGCTCACACGCAACGCACCATCAATCTGTGGCTTGCCGGCCATGCCGCGCACCAGGATGCCGGCGCTGCGCAGCTGCTGCTCCACGGCTTCGGCCGATCGCCGCGGCCAGACCAGCAAGTAGTTACCACCGTCGCAATGGAAGACGGCACCAGATTGCGTTAATTGCGAAACGAGATAGTCTCGAGCACGTGCCACCTCAGCCACATAGTGATCGGTGTAGTCCTGATCGCCCAGAGCTGCAAACGCCGCTGTTACCGCCAGGCTGTTGACGTCATAGGGACCGGTGACCCGGCTGACCCGGTCGACCACCCCCGCGGCACCGATGGCAAATCCCATGCGCAAACCAGCGAGACCGGCGGTCTTGGCCAGGGAGCGCAGCACCAGCAGATTGGCGTGGACATTGAAGTCCACCTTGGGCAGCACACTGTCGCCGGTGAACGCCTCATAGAGCTCGTCCACCACCAGCAGGGTGCCTGGCGCCGCCGCGGCCAGCTCCAGCACCTGCTCTGCGGGAACACGGGTGCCCGTGGGGTTGTTGGGGTTGCAGAGCATCAAAATTTTTGGCCTGCGCTGCAGGGCCGTGCGCATCGCCTCCAGCGGAAAGCGAAAACCCGGAAGGTCATGGGGCAGGGCCTCGATGGCCATCCCCTGCATACCCGCACACGGGGCGTAATAACCGAAGGTGGGACTGGTGGTCAGCAGCGTGTCACCGGCCGATCCGTAGGCATGGATCACCGCATGGATCGCAGCATCCACACCGTTGAAGAGCCCCACCTGGTCGATGGTCAGGGGATGGGCAAGCCCGGCTGGCGAGGCCTGCAGGTTGGCGATTAAGGCCTCTCGTAATCCGTCATATTCCGGGTACACCGCGACCTGATCAGCCGGGTAGGAGCGAAGCGCCTCCGTGACCGCAGGGCTGGGACCAATGGTGTTCTCGTTGAAGTCGAGACGCAGCAGACCCCGGCGCCCCTCCAGAGGCGCGCTGTAACCCCGAAGGCGTTCCACATCGGGACGAGCTTCGGGAGCAGGAATCGGTTCAGGCATGGCCATCAGCGATGAATCGCATCTCCTGGAGGGTGGTGCCGAAGCAAGGCAAAGAGATGAACCACCCCAAACTATTCACAGCCACCCAACAGAGCGCAGCGTCAGCCTGTGCCCACCGATGATGCAAGCACTGCAGCAATCGGCCGGATGACCGCCAGCTCCAGCGCATCGACGCCAGCCACCACCTCCAGCTTCGCTGAGTTCGCTCAGCAGGTGGATTACTCGCTGATGCGGCAACTGCGGCCCGATCCGCAGTCCACTCCGGATGGACAGGATCACCGCGCACGACAAGTGCGTTCCGGCCACTACGTGCCAGTGACGCCGACACCGCTTCCCAATCCCGAGTACATCGCCCACAGCCCTGAGCTCTTCGCTGCGCTGGGCTTGGACGAAACCCTGGTCCACGACGGCGACTTCCGCAGTGTGTTCTCCGGCGAGCTCAGCCACATGAGCGAACCGATGCGCCCCCATGGCTGGGCGACTGGCTACGCCTTGTCGATCTACGGCACGGAATACGTGCAGCAGTGCCCCTTCGGCAATGGCAACGGCTACGGCGATGGGCGCGCCATCTCCGTGGTTGAAGGGGTGTTTGAGGGTCAGCGCTGGGAGATGCAGCTGAAGGGCGGCGGACCGACGCCCTATTGCCGTGGTGCTGATGGTCGGGCTGTGCTCCGGTCGAGCGTGCGCGAATTCCTGGCCCAGGAGTTCATGCATGCCCTGGGGATTCCCACGTCCCGCTCCCTGACGCTTTACGTCTCCCACGACGAGACCGTGCGTCGCCCCTGGTATTCGGGCGCCTCACCCTCCATGGACCCCGACATCCTGGTCGACAATTCAGCGGCGATCACCACGCGAGTGGCGCCATCGTTCCTGCGGGTGGGTCAGCTGGAGCTGTTCGCACGACGGGCCCGCAGCGAAGCGCACCCTGAGGCCAATCAGGAGCTGGAGATGATCGTGCAGCATCTGATCGAGCGGAATTACAGAGAAGAGATTGATGGCGCCCTGCCGTTCCCGGCGCAGGTGGTGCAGCTGGCGCGGTTGTTCCGGGAACGCCTAATCAGCCTGGTGTGCCATTGGATGCGCGTGGGCTATTGCCAGGGCAACTTCAATAGCGACAACTGCGCCGCCGGCGGCTTCACCCTCGACTACGGACCGTTCGGCTTCTGCGAACTATTCGACCCACGCTTTCAGCCCTGGACCGGCGGGGGAATTCATTTCTCCTTTTTCAACCAACCGAAAGCGGCGGAGACCAACTACCGAATGTTCTGGTCAGCGCTCAAAACGCTGCTGAAGGATTACCCCACCGAAACAGCGGAACTGGATGCACTGCATGCAACCTTCAGCGAAGCCATCAAGGCCGAACTGGATGCCATGTGGGCTCGCAAGCTCGGCCTGGCCAGCGTGGCTCCGGAGCTGATCGGCGATCTGCTGCAGCTGATGGTGGCCTCAAAGGCGGATTACACGATTGTTTTCCGTGAATTGGCATCCCTGCCCAACGAGGTCACGCCGCTGAAGCGGGGCTTCTACGTACCCAGCGATGCAGAGCTCGAGGCGCAATGGAACGCCTGGCTGAGGCGTTGGCACCAGCAGCTGAGTGGCAGTGGCGAACCCGAAGAGATCGCCGCTGCGATGCGACATACCAATCCCGCCATCACCTGGCGCGAATGGTTGATCGCCCCGGCCTATGAGCAGGCGGCTCACGGTGATTACAGCCTGGTGCGCGAACTGCAGACGGTGTTCCGCAACCCCTATGAACCGCTCTCAGCCGAACTCGCTGATCGCTACGACCAACTGCGACCACGGGAGTTCTTTGGCGCCGGAGGCATCTCCCACTACAGCTGTTCGTCTTAAAGGCGCGTGATTGGGAGGAGTTCCAACAACTGCTCCCGATCCATCCCGGCCATCACAGCGAGCGATAACAACACACGCGCTTTCTGGGGGTTGAGCACACCAGCCGGGAGCAAGCCCAATTGGGCATCATGCTCAGCAAGATGCACAGGCCCAGACCCGCAGCGGTTGGCCCGCAGCATCAGCGGCCGCGGGCTAGCCCATGCCTCCAACACACGGCATTCGCCAGCTGACAACTGGCCGGCGCCAGTGCCAGTGAACACCAGGCCCGCAACACCGGCATTGAGACAGGCGCTCAGCACAATTGGCTCAGGCTCTACGCAGCCGTAAACGATCGGCACCTGGGGCCATTGCTCCGGTAAATCGAGCCCAGCGAAGGGCACATGCCGAGGTCCGCTCGCCATTGGCAGATGAACGCCAACGTCGTCCACCCAGCCCAACGGCCCTCTGCCGGGACTGGCGAAGGCCCCCACCCCCTGGGTGGCCACCTTGGTGACATCGCGAGCGCCATGGATCTGGCCATCCATCACCACCAGCACACCCTGCCCACGCGCCTCCGGGCTGACTGCCACATGCACCGCCTGGAACAGATTCAATGGCCCATCGGCACTGAGAGCTGTGGCCGGGCGCATCGCTCCCACCAGCACCACCGGTCGACGGTCATCAATGAGCAACTGCAGCAACCAGGCGGTTTCCTCGAGGGTGTTGGTGCCATGGGTGATCACCACTCCGGCTAGCTCCGGGTTTGTCGCGAAGGCAGCGCGAATGCGCCGCACCAAGGCACGCCAGTGCGCAAACAGCAGGTCGGCGCTGTCGACGTTGGCGACTTGCTCCACAGTGATCGCCGCAAGGCCCTGCAGCTGGGGCACCGCCGCCACCAGGGCATCGCCCCCAAAAACGCCCGCGGTGTAGTCGTTCAGCGTGGCGCTGTCGGCTGCACAGCCGGCAATGGTGCCACCCGTGGCCAGCAGCAGCAGCCGGGGCAAGCCGGATCTGCTCACATCCGCTCCAACGTGGCAATGCCGAGCAGGCCGAGGCCGGCCTTGAGCGTGTCGGCGGTGAGACGGCAGAGGGCCAGGCGCGAAGGCAGCGCCTCAGCGTCAGCCTTGAGTACGGGCACCTGGTCGTAGAAGCGGTTGAACACCTGGCTGAGCTCGAACAGATAGCTGCACAACCGGTTGGGGAGCAGCTCCTCCTCCACCTCGGCGATCACGGCATCGAACTTGAGCAGCTCCCGCACCAGGGCCCACTCCTGGGGCTCGCTGAACTGGAGTTGGTCGGCCGCCACATCGAGATCGCCACCCTTGCGAGCGATCCCGGCAATGCGCACCACCGCGTAGAGCAGATAGGGAGCGGTGTTGCCCTGGAGGGCCAACATGCGATCGAAGGAGAACTGATAATTGGTGATCCGGTTCTGGCTGAGGTCGGCGTATTTCACCGCCGCCAAACCCACGGTGCCGGCCACGTGCTGGATGAACTCCTCCGGCTCGCTGCGCTCCTCCTCCTTGAGGCGCGAGCGCAGGTCCGCCTCCGCACGTTCCACGGCCTCATCGAGCAGATCCCGCAGACGCACGGTGTCACCGGCGCGGGTCTTGAGCTTCTTGCCGTCTTCCCCTTGCACCAATCCAAAGGGCACGTGCTCCAGGCGAGCGCCGTCAGGGATCCAGCTAGCCCGTTCGGCCACCTGGAACACCCCTGCAAAGTGATTGGCCTGACCGGAATCGGTCACGTAGATCACCCGACGGGCCGCATCGCCATCAGGGGCCTCTGCGAACCGGTAACGAATCGCAGCCAGGTCTGTGGTGGCGTAATTGAAGCCACCATCGCTCTTCTGAACGATCACCGGTAGCGGTTTTCCGTCCTTGCCGCTGACCCCCTCCAGGAAAACGCACTCCGCACCGTCATCGGTGACCAGCAAACCCGTCTGCTTCAGCCCATCGATCACCGCCGGCAAGAAAGGGTTGTAGAACGACTCCCCACGTTCGCTGAGGCGAATGTCGAGCCGGTCGTAGATCTTCTGGAACTCGCGCCGCGACTGATCGCAGAGGAGACCCCAGGCCTTCAACGACAGAGGATCACCACCCTGCAGCTTCACCACCTCCTCGCGGGATGTGGTCTGGAACGCCTCGTCATCATCGAAGCGCTTCTTCGCCTCGCGGTAAAAGGCCACCAGGTCACCGAGGTCGATGGCATCCGCGGTGTCGAGCGCTTCGGGAGCCACCTGCTTGAGATGGGTGATCAGCATCCCGAACTGGGTGCCCCAGTCGCCCACATGGTTGAGCCGCAGCACCGGGTGCCCACGGAACTCCAGCACCCGCGCCAACGAGTCACCGATGATCGTGGAGCGCAGGTGCCCCACATGCATCTCCTTGGCGATGTTGGGACTGGAGAAGTCCACCACCACCGGCGCCGCGTTGCTCACCGCCGGCACACCAAGCCGTTCGTCCCCCAGCCGTGCCGACACCTCCTGGGCTAGCCGCTCTGGACGGATCGTGAGGTTGATGAAGCCAGGCCCGGCGATCTGAGGGTCCAGACACAACTCGGTGAAAGCCGCATCCGCTTGCAGCTGCTCCACGATGGCCGTCGCGATCTGGCGCGGCGCCTGCTTCAGCGGCTTGGCCAGGGGCAAGGCACCATTGGCCTGGAAATCGCCGAATTCCGGCTTGCTCGCTGGCGCCAACTGGGGATCCAAACCAGCCTCCCCTGCCTCAGCCCAGGCCTCGGGGAAGGCCCGTTGCAAGGCACCACGCAATTGGGTTTCAAGGGCGTTGGCGATGCGCAGCATGGACAGCAGCGAGAAATGCAATCCGCCTGATCATCCCCCGGCACGGGCAGCGCCCGGCCATCAGTCCTGACCCGCCGCACTGAAGCGCATGCTCAGATCCAGCCAGGCACTGCGTGTCACCGGAGCACTGGTGGAAATCAGATCGATGCCGGTGGCCGCATAAGCCTGCAACTCGGAAGGCTGAATACCGGAGGCCTCCAGCACCACCGCACCTGGCTGAGGCCGCTGCAGGGCGAGCTGACGCAAGCGAGGCACGAGCTCGCTCAGCGCCTCAGGACGAAACTCGTCGAGCAACACACCATTGGCACCGGCGGCCACTGCCGCCATCGCTTCCGTCTCGGTTTCCGCCTCAACAATCACCTGAGCCGGCCAGGGAGCTGCAGCACGTACGGCCGCGATCGCCGCCTCGACGCCTCCGGACCAGGCCAGATGGTTCTCCTTGAGCATGGCGGCATCATCGAGGCCGAGGCGGTGATTCACACCACCGCCGCAGCGCACGGCGTACTTCTCCAGCACCCGCAAGCCTGGGGTGGTCTTGCGGGTGTCGGCAAGGCGCACGCCGCTTCCCTGAAGTTGCTTCACCAGTTCCGCCGTGGCCGTGGCGATGCCAGACAGACGCATCGCCAGATTCAGCGCCGTGCGCTCTGCGGCCACCAACGCCGCCGCCTCGGCCTCCAGATTCAACAGGCGTTGCCCTGGGCTTACCGGGTCACCATCGGCGACCAAAAGCTGCACGCTGGCAGCGGGATCGAGCAGCCGAAACACAACATCCAGCAGCGAACCGCCACAAAACACCCCTGACGCCTTGCTGATCCAATGCGCCCGGCAGCGACCGGGGGGCAAGGCAGGGGCACTGAGATCACCGCGACCAAGATCTTCCTGCAGCCAGTCACGCAGTTGTTGCTGAAGAGCTGGCGTCAATGGCAGCGATGCGGCGCTCATTCTGAATTCAGCGTGATGGACCCATGGGCAGCTTGGCTCAGCTCATTGCGGCCATTCGGGCTCCCTGCCACGAGGACGCACGTTGAAGCGTTCACGCACCTGATCAAGGGGATCGGCGAAATGCTCCCAGGGATTGATGCCAGCGATCAGATCCGCCGTGACCGAAGTGCCATGCTCAATGCCCGCAAACAATCGGTCCACATCCAAGGCCTGCCGCTCCCCTTGGATGAAGGGGGTTGCCCCAAACCCCAACTCAAATTCAGCCAGAGCGAACAACACGACATAAAAGGGATCGAGGCGCTCAAATCCGGCCTGGAAACCGAGCACAGCGCCCTCTTCAGCAGCGGTGGTGCCGTAACCGCCCAGCACGTGACAGCAGTCGTGGTGCATCACCGGCGGCGGTGGTCCACCGACCTCCCCAGGAAAGCCGAAGTGATTGCGGTCAATAAACGTGGCATAGGCCCGACCAAAGCTGCCTGGCGGATAGTCCCGTAAGGCTTGATAGCGCTCAGCCATGACAGGGTCTCCTTGCGCCAGCAGAACCCTCGCGACTGCCAAGACCCCACGCAATCCCTCCTGCTGGAGGGTGACTTTCACCGCAGAGCCCATGAAACCGCGCCGCGCGATATCCAGTCGAATCAGACCCAGACGCTGATCCATCACCTGCTGAAACGTCCGCACTGGGGCGGGGTCAACCTGCATCGCCGCAGCGGCTTGCTCCAGAAGTTGTAGTTGCCTTGCCGAAGGCTCCCCATCGAAGAGGGCGACCAAGGTCATGCCACGCAGGATCCGCTCACGCCACTGGGGATCAGAATTCGCCGCCCGCACCTGCTCGGCCAACATCTGCGGCGTTATCAGAGGCAACGACTCCAGCGCCACATCAATGCGAAGCAAGTGATCGCGAACCCCACATATGGCCGCCAGGGCCCTAGGGGAGGGGTCTCCGTCACAACGGGCGATCGCCAGGAGCGCTGCCAAACCGGCTTGCCCGATGACTTGGCGCTGTTCGAGGGGCACCGCGACGTTGAAATCAATCACGCAATCCACGTCTTGGCATCCCATGCTGAGATGTGGAAGTCACGGTGTCAGCCCTACTTGCCGATACAGAAGCGGGAAAAGATCCGGTCCAGAACCGATTCGGTGAGCTCTTCGCCCGTGATTTCACCAAGGCTGTGGATCGCCTGACGCAGATCAATCGTCCAGAAATCCCAAGGCAAACCATCGGCCGCCACTTGCTCACCGCGCTGCAAGGCATCTGCAGCCGCGGCCGCCAGATCACCCTGGCGCTGATTGAGCGCCACCAGCAAGGCGCCATCCGTGAGCGCACCGCAGCGTTCCAACAGGCCCTGCACCAGCTCTGCCTCGCCAACACCGGTGGCTGCACTGAAGCGCACATCGGCATGCCGATCGTCTGCGGCCACTGAAGCTGCCGAACCCTCCCCTTCCACCAGATCAGCCTTGTTGCCAACACGCAACCAGGGGACCCCTGCGGGAATGAGCTGGCGCAAGCTTTCGTCGTCAGCCGTCCAGCCGACACTCAGATCGAAAAGCAGCACCACCAGATCGGCGCTGACCAAGGCATCGTGGCTCCGAGCAATGCCCATCTGCTCCACCGCATCCTGCGTGGCGCGGATGCCCGCGGTGTCGAGCAGCGTGATCGGCACGCCCTCCAGCACGATCTCGCTTTCCAAAAGATCGCGAGTGGTTCCGGGAAGATCGGTCACGATCGCTCGCTCGCGCCGACTGAGGCGATTGAGCAAGGAGCTCTTGCCCACATTGGGACGACCGACCAGTGCCACCCGCAACCCCTGGCGCAAAGCGACACTGCGTTGCCCGTCCTCCACGAGCTGCAACAGCGCACGTCGCACATCCAGCAGCTCCTGCAGCAACGCCACCGCATCGAGGGGCGGAAGATCCTCTTCGAAATCCACCCTGGCCTCCAGTTCACTGAGCTGGTCGAGCAGCCGTTGCCGCAGCGCTTCAATCCGCTGCTGCACGCCACCATCCACGCCCGCCATCGCCAGCTGAGCGGCTCGCTGACTGCGCGCGGCCACCAGGTCGCTGATCGCCTCGGCGCGGGTGAGATCGAGACGACCATTGAGCACCGCCCTCTGGCTGAACTCCCCGGGCTGGGCGCGACGAACGCCGGGCTGAGCCAGCACCTGTTCCAGCACGCGCTGGACGGCCATCACACCGCCGTGGCAGTGGATCTCCACCACGTCTTCACCGGTGAAGCTGCGCGGCGCCAGCATCAGCAACACCAGCACTTCATCGATCCGCTCAGTCCCTCCCTGGGCGAGCACATGGCCGTACAAGACGCGATGGCTCTCCCAGGGCTGATCCCCCGGGATGCAGGTCACCGCGCGCACCGCGTTCTGGGCCTGAGGACCCGACAGACGAATCACTGCAATGCCGCCCTGACCGGGCGCCACGGCCGTTGCCACAGCCGCAATCGTTAGGCGCTCCCCGTTGATCTCCTGCATCACAGCGGCGCAGCGGCCCCTTCTTTCTCCTTCCTACGATCACATCCCATTTCTCGAGGCCAAGACCACTGAGCACTTCTTGGGGCCGGATGCTGCGTCGAACGCGGAAGCGGTTGCAACAGGGGCTGCAGTGGCTGTGGGAGCAGGAGGGAACACCGGGCCAGAGAGCCCGGGGGCTCGCGGCCGGAATCTTCTGCGGCTGCTTTCCGATCTTTGGCCTGCAAACCCTGGCGGGCATCACGTTGGCCAGCGTGGTGCGCGGCAATCACCTGCTAGCAGCAGCTGGCACCTGGATCAGCAATCCCTTCACCTACGTGCCGCTGTATTGGTTCAACTACCGCATCGGGGCCTTGTTCCTGGGCCCCGGAAGTCAATGGTCCGGTCTGGACAGCCTGCGCCAGGAGG
This region of Synechococcus sp. NOUM97013 genomic DNA includes:
- the mnmE gene encoding tRNA uridine-5-carboxymethylaminomethyl(34) synthesis GTPase MnmE produces the protein MQEINGERLTIAAVATAVAPGQGGIAVIRLSGPQAQNAVRAVTCIPGDQPWESHRVLYGHVLAQGGTERIDEVLVLLMLAPRSFTGEDVVEIHCHGGVMAVQRVLEQVLAQPGVRRAQPGEFSQRAVLNGRLDLTRAEAISDLVAARSQRAAQLAMAGVDGGVQQRIEALRQRLLDQLSELEARVDFEEDLPPLDAVALLQELLDVRRALLQLVEDGQRSVALRQGLRVALVGRPNVGKSSLLNRLSRRERAIVTDLPGTTRDLLESEIVLEGVPITLLDTAGIRATQDAVEQMGIARSHDALVSADLVVLLFDLSVGWTADDESLRQLIPAGVPWLRVGNKADLVEGEGSAASVAADDRHADVRFSAATGVGEAELVQGLLERCGALTDGALLVALNQRQGDLAAAAADALQRGEQVAADGLPWDFWTIDLRQAIHSLGEITGEELTESVLDRIFSRFCIGK
- a CDS encoding DUF2062 domain-containing protein, translated to MLRRTRKRLQQGLQWLWEQEGTPGQRARGLAAGIFCGCFPIFGLQTLAGITLASVVRGNHLLAAAGTWISNPFTYVPLYWFNYRIGALFLGPGSQWSGLDSLRQEGFGATGWSVLSRLLLGSTITGAICAALGWWLSLRWLRQQRRSS